The segment AAACTAGATactttatatattaaaagaaaaaatccacCCCATTTGCTAACAGCAAAAGTATAGAACAAccaatttcaatattaaattgaagactctatttttatttttaatttttttgcaatagAAAACAGAAGTtggaggtgttttttttaaaaaaaaaaaaaacagagaaagaagaaaaaaaggggggtgaaggagaagaagaggaatTAGGGAAAGTAAGATGCACAAAACTTGTGCAAGGTAGCAATTAGCACAGGCATGTGTACTCAATAGAGAGCGTATACAAActgtttgaattaaaataatgaaacttgatattaaaaaaaattaaaaatggctGCTCAGAAACAATTGCTATAATAAACAAAGCGGACGAAGCCACTGAGAGggaaaaaacaacaaacttGGACGGCTTTTTTGTTTGACACTTCCTTCAATAACATTATTGTTAGTCACATACCAATACGGTCTGGCCCATGAATCGAGGCCCAGTTTCTGGAGTGAGTGAATTACCATGTTGTCCTAGCAACTTTGCCGTAGTTCTTGAGTACGtggagagaggagaaaaaattgCTAGAAAAGAGGTGTCCATCGGACACGTTCTGACCATGAAAAGTTATAGACTCATGCACCtgtaaagttttttattattattattttagataggCTAGTTGACTCATTTTCTCAAGTCCAAGCGTCTAAACTCTTTTTATATtgcacttttgttttttatttttaataaaattcattataattaagataattaaaatgatatttaaatattactaatttcttcataattttcaaataaaattatagcttTTATGGTAATATTAAGAATTACtttatgaattattatatatatgtgaaccaaatatataaaattttaaaaatgttcatcaatgtttaataaaaataaaatataataattattttcatagttttctcagtttaattattcttttattttttttaaattctatcaCATATAAATTATGGAGTcatgattttgaatatttttttaaattttctttttagattatgCTTCTACTTTAAAagataatacttttttttataagaaaacatgttctttttcaaaacaaaaaataactacatgaagaagaaaagacaattttagttgaagagatatattttttttcattcttaattcaaactattaaattttttatgaatgtttaTCATAAATTCCtatagtttttattcaaataacttgcaactaataaaaaacaaagtttttttttaaaaaaaatacatgaataagaaactaaaattttgcctaacaaaatatatttattcccATGATTTAAATTGTTGTCTTTCTTATAAAAATCTACTTAAATTGCAACATAactaaatcaaaatagatttttaaaactgCCTCACGATATTGCacgaaaataatatatttttacctgAGTTTGGTGGAttggttttgatattaattatattaaatttattaatatgctAGCTGATGGTCTTAATTTCTAGAAAACTCaatatttgagagaaaaaacttCATACATAAAGAAAGATATGCTAAAAAATgattcataaaataaacaatccatTAGGTAATTAATTATccatataaaattttcaataataacaTATGTATTAAATTCACATAGCATCAATATATATCATCAACATTTGATCATGACGGCTCTGAAAACTTTACAAAGATTACGTTTTTTCCAAGGTTATTATGCGTTGGAAAGAGTAGATATGGTTGGGTTGGAAAAAAATACATGCGAACTTGTCAGCAGCTATGAATGGAGAAGCATGCTGCCTGTTTACCACACTGATGACTGGCTGTGAAGACCTAAAAATTGTTGACTTATAAAGGCAAAGGCCGCGGATGTGCTTTAAACTTCAATGACCAGTTCAGATAGTTAATGCTGCAGACTTTAGGGGGGTGGGGGGATAGAGAAACAAGAAAGGCTCTTCTCGTGCTAATTTTCTGGGTTCTTcaaatgaaaattatcaaaaaaaaatttaatttttccccAACGTTAATGTTAATTACttcttaattattatatcaACAACTATATGTTCAGATTTAGACTCGTTTATGAGCGGAAAATAGAATGtgctgaaaaattaaaaacttaaatgagCGTTTCAATAATCATGCCCATCTAATGCCATTTTGTTTAAGAAACATAAATTTATAGCATGATTGGTaatgtgataataattattttttaaatattttttgtttaaaaatatattacaataatgtatattttttttatttaaaaaaacaatatttttaacattagaacgtgaaaattataactatatgaaaattaaataaaattaatttaaaataaaaggattaattTCTTCCAAAACAATCCACTAACGAGAACATGCATTGAAAGTAGATCTTTACCGTCACATCACTCCACTCGCTTTATTCACCCAGTTAGCTAATGGAACGGAAACATTAAAATCATGGAAATAAAATCATCACGTTtccattaagaaaaatcaaaatgcataGACCAGTGAATGCAAGGCACTTCTCAAGCCGAATGAATTGAAGCCAGCTAATACGACATTGGTTATAACCAGCAAAACCACCAAACCAGAACCATGGTTAAGGAAACAAAGAACAACGATAACCACACGTTAATGAGAGTTAAACAACTATAGCAAAACAAATTTACAGGCATCTCCCAAGCTCAATGACCTGAAGCCagctaacaaaaaaacattggaCTGCCATGGTCAAGATtagcaaaaaaacattaagaacccataaaaattaaggaaaaagagagagagagagagagtttataAAATTGCCCCAAATTCAAGGTTGCCTGCCACGTTAATCCTAGCTAGCTGTAAAATTTCGAAGGGATAAGAGTAGATggtaaaaacaagtaaaaaaccaCACTGAATCAATGAGCCAGCAGTGAGTGTAACGGCAGCTAGATCCTCTAATCGCAAAAGACAAAAACATCCCATGAAGGTTTAACACTTTAAGAATAGTAATTAAGGGCCATTAAACGGGGTTATTAAAACATCGCTGTTATTCTTAGTCAAACGAAAGACTGAACTAAGTGTCTGGTCTCACGTGACCGAGAATCCTCAATTCCAAGACTCTTTAGCCGAGTCAGCAGTGAAAAACACAGCCTCCTATTGGTTGAGCACTCTCCCAACCGGGCCGACCTTTCCACGTGTAGGAATCCTGCGTCCCCATTTACGTAGCTCCTCGTTCAAAATATCTTGCCTTCTCATCCGGGTTTCTATCTACACGACCTGTCGTTCAGTCAGCATCTCATTGCTCATTAGACACGCACTCCACCCCTGCGAGGAAAAACAAACCGCACAAATCTTAATTTAGACCCTGAACTTTATAGAGACTGCCAGATAAGTCTTAAGCTCTGAAAGGATGAGCTTCTGACaagtattttgaaattttagtaaatggttttgaattttgaaatatgATTTAACAGATAAACTCTTGaatcagattttaaatattaagtgcACTACAACCATTTTTAAACACttataatcaaatatataaaccCACAACAGAAATGAATTGTGGTAagaacagattttttttttatttcaattggaGTCTTAAATATTCAAGAACAGTATCAATTGAATCCCCCTTCTatataccttttaatttatattatccaAATTGTATGCTTAcgaatgaaaaattattttcttttataagttACTAGGTCTTGTTAAAAATTGTTAAGGACTTTGTAGCAAAGTCATTTGAAAATATCCACAAGCTCAACCggacataaaaagaaatagacTGAATTGAAATTTAGTCTATAAAGCGAGGACTAACATGAAGCAAGCCCAGACAAAATATTTggaaattaaagattaaaaaattaaatggggaTAGTGGACCGGGTTAATGGGTATTACGGATTAATTGGGATCCTATATAAAAGAGCTGTTTTGGTATCCACCCACAAACTCGACTGTGCTGGCTCTCTTATCTCTCcgtctccctccctccctccctccctctctctctctctctctctctctctctcgtttctTGAATCCTCCCATTTCCTTTCTAGTACCAAGAAAAACACTTTGTGTTCCTCTGATTCCCCAACAAAAGCTCCTCTTCACTTCCTTCTCTGAGTGAGTGTGTGCAAAAGCAGTTTGTCTGTACAACAACGGCGGCGGCGGCAGAAGAAAGCAGTACCGCAGGTGATTCTAAACATTTTATTCCTTTATtattccctttctttttctctccggTAAAGCTACCAACTTTCTTTCAAAGAGACTTTCACTTTTGCTTCTTTCTATTACTGCCGTAGTTCTTGGTGTCTCCCCTGTCTTTCCCTTCCAGTATCACTCCCTCACTCGCCATATCTTCACATTTCTCTACTCTTATAGCTCTTCCCGGTTTAGTGTCTTTAAACAATCCTCTTGTAACTTTCCTTGAAGTTTCTCTTCCTTCAATAACCACAACAGGGTCTCTTTATATCCATCTCCTACCTATCTTTCTCTTTATTCTCCTCGTGTCCAGTCTCAAAAGGAATCTCTCTATCTTCTTTTGGGTCTTTCTTGTATTCTTACACCCGTCCTTCCCGTATACTCCCGGCTTCATTTTCCGTGCTTTGCCACGCGATAAAAAAGAAACCCATCAAGAAAATGGATCATCCAGTCAAGTTTACTGAGcatagaaaccaaaccaaacttaCAGCCCCATTTTTGTCAAACCCGGTCCAATACTCAAAACCACCAAAGATTGTACGGATATCAGTAACTGACACATACGCGACTGACTCTTCTAGTGACGAAGAAAACGAGGTTTCAAGAGTCTCTTCTCGTAAACGACATGTGACAAGAGTCAAAAAGTTTGTCAATGAAATTATGATAGAGCCATCAGCACCACCATCAAGAACCGCTGATTGTGTCACAAGCGACACCGCTTTAAGGGCCAGACCGTCGAGGAGTGCTAGGAAGAAGGTTGGCGTTGATGTGTCTCAGGCGAGACGGTTGCCGGCGACGGGGGTGGTGGGGAAGAAGTTTAGAGGGGTGAGGCAAAGGCCTTGGGGGAAATGGGCGGCCGAGATTAGAGATCCTTTGAGACGTGTACGGCTGTGGCTAGGTACTTACGATACTGCTGAAGAAGCTGCTATGGTTTATGACAATGCGGCTATTCAGTTGCGTGGAGCTGACGCGCTCACTAACTTTGTCACTCCTCCGGCGAGATGTTCACCGGCTGCAGCCACCTCCGGGTACATATCCGGTGATGAGTCAAATAGCAACCACAATATTAACAATGACAATGTTAATGTTAGCTCTCCAATTTCAGTTCTCCGGTTTAGTGAAGAAGCCGAGTCTCAAAGTGTCGGTTCAAGCAGAGAAACCCGAAAGACCGGAAATGAAGTCCGGGAAGTGAAGGAGGACTCCTGTGTATCGGAAAATTTTTCCGACTTTTCGGAGCATAATTCCTCTATCGACAGTCTGTTTCCACCAACAACCGACATTTATGAATTCCGGAGTTCAGTGAGGGGTATTTTTGAGGAAACAACAATTTTTGCTGATGGTGGgtttttaaaagatgaagattttAGGGACATGGATTTGGATTTCGGGTTCGGGTTCGGGTTATCTAGCTGGAACGTTCAAGACCATTTTCAAGATATTGGTGATTTGTTCTGGTCGGATTCTCTTATAGCCATTTGAAGATGGCAATAACAATATATGAACGGCATTTCCCGTATCGGCATCGTCAATTTTGTTTCGGCGAGAAGCATATATCGGTCGTGTTTTTTCCCATGTAGCAGCTGTAccaattttgtttgttttttgtttttattctcttttgttttatgtaaGAGTTTATTATGTGAAATATGAGTGttagtaatataaaaattaactccGTCACAGTAACGGTGATGGTAGAGTTTGGCTACTTGTGCCTTTTCTGGCGTTTTATTGACCTTTGAGAAGGCACATGTCCAGTGCACGTGACTTGTCACCATTGTCTTTGAAAAGAGAAAGCATGCTATCAGCTAGTGGAAGACAATCTTACCATAATAATGTAAGGTACATTTCGAATAAAGTTATGAAGGCCtcgtgtgatttttatttttatttttatttttatttttatcactcgGCTGTGTTAGTTTTTGTTGGCTTGTAGATTTCCTTTCTTGTGTCCACTCAGGACATCAggatgaataaatatttttgttaatttagtgATTGGGAacacgcatctgaaccctattttaacaaaaaattaaattgattttattagtattattgaattgttttaatatattaacgtcaaaaatatatttttaaaaataataattatttcgatgatgatgatgttccgttttctttttccttatctgaTTCTATTTTAGTGAAAATGTAATGTTTCTTCTAGAAAACCATAATTGACatcaataattgattttattagagTTTAAATTAACCACTTCAGCATTCATAATTGAATTTTAGAGTAGACaacaaggaaaataatttttcatgaacttattaattcaaaaattgatgatattttcaaaaatcaattgaaaccataaaaaaaaactaaattaatttgaatacaAGAAATTACTCTAACTACACAGTATGATTTGGGGTTAACAATATCTTAATAATCCAATATAATTTATTCTCATGTTACCGTTCACTATAATCTAATTGAACTTGGACACGTGGGatatgttcatttttttaaaagaagagtAATTCAAATGGGGATCttgaagaaacataaataaatggaaaataacaacaataaatacactcaaattagtaataataataaataaataaaaaaccaaatcaaaggAAAGCAGAGAAGCGTGTGTTAGATTTGATATCAAGGGAGTAAAAAACGAAAGGGAAATCTGTTGTATATTTAACGAGATATTTGATATAGGATTTGGCAAGAATTGACGGCATCTAGGATGTGCAAGCAAGCCCGGGATACAGTAATGGTCGTTCCAGAGGTAAGGAATGGCAGCTGCTGCAGCCTACCAGATAGCTAGCGGAGTAGTGATCAGTCAAGCACAGTGAGGCTAGTGGTCGTGTCTCTAGTGACTCAGATTTTTGCCATGGCAGCATTAACAACAAAAAGGGTCAGGTCAGAGTGGAATTTCTGGTTGGTATTACGATAccacatgtttatttttatgataaaatacgAAATGGAtcataatagaataaaaaatcatatatatgagataaatatgattatttttcttagaatttttaaaaagaaagcacTTATGAATTGAATAGTTGCTtggaacaaaaataaacataatagtgagaaataaaataaatatttagataaaaaactaTGTGAATATTGTTGTCTTAGTTTATACAAAAATCTAAATACTTCAAGACATTGTGTTTACTACTTAGCCAAGAAAACCTAATTGTATTTTACTGAGAAAggttcaaaaccaaaaattatttatcctGATGTAATAATCTACCAGATCAATATTTCTCAACAAATCTTTGAACCGTTTTCAAACTGGTTAGACAGTTTTCATTTACATGGGGGgttattggaattttttttaattaacctgatttgaataaattatttatgaatgagaaattaatctaaaaaatactcTTGATTTTCTTGCTCAAAAAACTCTcgttttttctagatttaattattaatttacgaTGGCTAATCAAATCTTGGTAATGATAGggattaattc is part of the Populus nigra chromosome 8, ddPopNigr1.1, whole genome shotgun sequence genome and harbors:
- the LOC133700933 gene encoding ethylene-responsive transcription factor CRF1-like is translated as MDHPVKFTEHRNQTKLTAPFLSNPVQYSKPPKIVRISVTDTYATDSSSDEENEVSRVSSRKRHVTRVKKFVNEIMIEPSAPPSRTADCVTSDTALRARPSRSARKKVGVDVSQARRLPATGVVGKKFRGVRQRPWGKWAAEIRDPLRRVRLWLGTYDTAEEAAMVYDNAAIQLRGADALTNFVTPPARCSPAAATSGYISGDESNSNHNINNDNVNVSSPISVLRFSEEAESQSVGSSRETRKTGNEVREVKEDSCVSENFSDFSEHNSSIDSLFPPTTDIYEFRSSVRGIFEETTIFADGGFLKDEDFRDMDLDFGFGFGLSSWNVQDHFQDIGDLFWSDSLIAI